In Aedes albopictus strain Foshan chromosome 3, AalbF5, whole genome shotgun sequence, the following are encoded in one genomic region:
- the LOC134290843 gene encoding uncharacterized protein LOC134290843, with the protein MESRIDPKAAYYPYSFRNPIIVPKAHYVTELLILRFHQRYGHANTETVVNELRQLYSIPKMRSVVKKTINKCMWCRVYRTKPNTPRMAPLPQPRVMPFVRPFTHTGLDYFGPLLMKQGRSNVKRWVAIFTCLTVRAVHLEVVHSLSLQSCKMAIRRFVDKRGAPQNFFSDNGTYFRGAARELAAEIKSLNLTLAGTFTNDETEWHFNPPSAPHMGGVWERKVRSVKDAFKVLAHREKLDDEGLLTFLSEASMIVNSRPLTFVPLESPEQEVLTPNSFLLMSSSGNTSLARIPIDQPVSLRTNWGVMVQLLNQFWKAWIKSYLPTIARRTKWFMDVRPLQEGDLVIVVDDTVRNCWLRGRVTKTYPGIDGQVRKVDVQTETGLLQRPAIKVALLDVVQDGKTN; encoded by the coding sequence ATGGAAAGCAGAATCGATCCGAAAGCTGCTTATTATCCCTATAGTTTTCGCAATCCGATAATCGTTCCCAAGGCTCACTACGTCACCGAATTATTGATACTTCGTTTCCATCAACGGTACGGGCATGCCAACACGGAGACCGTGGTGAATGAGCTTCGGCAGCTTTACAGTATTCCGAAGATGCGCTCCGTTGTAAAGAAGACCATCAACAAGTGTATGTGGTGCCGCGTATACAGAACCAAACCCAATACTCCTCGGATGGCCCCCTTGCCGCAGCCACGTGTTATGCCTTTCGTGCGCCCATTTACGCACACAGGCCTAGACTATTTCGGACCTCTCCTCATGAAGCAAGGGCGCAGCAATGTAAAACGGTGGGTGGCAATCTTCACCTGCCTCACCGTTCGTGCGGTGCACCTTGAGGTGGTGCATTCCCTGTCGCTCCAGTCGTGCAAGATGGCCATTCGTCGATTTGTCGATAAGCGTGGAGCTCCGCAGAACTTTTTCAGCGACAATGGAACGTATTTTCGTGGAGCAGCCAGAGAACTAGCCGCTGAAATCAAGTCTCTTAATCTCACTTTGGCTGGCACCTTCACTAATGACGAAACAGAGTGGCATTTCAACCCACCGTCTGCTCCCCACATGGGAGGTGTGTGGGAGCGGAAAGTACGCTCGGTTAAGGATGCCTTCAAAGTCCTAGCCCATCGCGAAAAACTAGATGATGAAGGGCTTTTGACGTTTCTTTCGGAGGCATCAATGATAGTCAACTCTCGGCCGCTCACATTCGTGCCGTTAGAATCTCCCGAGCAGGAGGTTCTCACGCCAAATAGCTTCCTCTTGATGAGCTCCAGCGGAAATACCAGTCTCGCTCGAATTCCCATCGACCAGCCAGTTTCCTTGCGTACCAATTGGGGAGTTATGGTTCAGCTCCTAAATCAATTCTGGAAAGCCTGGATCAAGTCGTATCTCCCAACAATCGCCAGGAGAACCAAATGGTTTATGGATGTTCGACCGCTTCAGGAAGGTGACCTCGTTATTGTAGTTGACGATACGGTGCGGAATTGCTGGCTTCGTGGGCGAGTTACCAAAACATACCCAGGTATCGACGGGCAAGTCCGCAAGGTAGATGTCCAAACAGAAACAGGATTACTCCAACGACCTGCCATAAAAGTGGCTCTTCTGGACGTGGTACAGGATGGCAAGACCAACTAG
- the LOC134290844 gene encoding uncharacterized protein LOC134290844 encodes MSIEESTCEAYFSATTTRDKNGRFVVALPKKPEVLNRLGKSYEIAAARLEANPALQASYSALIDQYLQLGQMKKVFPDTPSTSVSFYLPHHYVVRSDSLTTKLRVVFDASSATDTGISLNDALMVGPVVQEDLVCITIRFRLPRFAITSDIEKMYRQSLVTPSDRPLQQILGQTNPENLSGSYSSRR; translated from the coding sequence ATGTCCATCGAGGAATCAACATGCGAAGCCTACTTCTCGGCAACTACCACCAGAGACAAGAATGGTCGATTTGTTGTGGCATTGCCAAAGAAGCCGGAAGTCCTGAATCGTCTAGGAAAGTCCTACGAGATAGCTGCCGCCCGTCTCGAAGCAAATCCCGCTCTGCAGGCCTCATACTCGGCATTAATCGACCAATATCTTCAGCTGGGACAAATGAAGAAAGTGTTTCCGGATACGCCGAGTACGTCTGTCTCATTTTATCTTCCACATCATTACGTTGTCCGCTCGGATAGCTTAACTACAAAACTTCGCGTCGTTTTTGATGCGTCGTCTGCCACCGACACAGGAATCTCCTTGAACGACGCATTGATGGTCGGTCCGGTGGTGCAGGAAGACCTCGTCTGCATTACAATTCGTTTTCGATTGCCAAGGTTTGCCATTACTTCCGACATCGAGAAGATGTACCGCCAGAGCCTGGTAACACCCAGCGATCGCCCTCTCCAACAAATTCTGGGCCAGACAAACCCGGAGAACCTATCCGGGTCTTACAGCTCAAGACGGTGA